In Candidatus Roseilinea sp., one DNA window encodes the following:
- a CDS encoding hydroxymethylglutaryl-CoA synthase, with amino-acid sequence MRLMKPARPVGITGYGAYVPRYRLAGQAVSELWTDGNVIPPVREKAVPGLDEDVATMSIEAARNAIARASYADPAFSPARLGAVWVGSESHPYAVKPTSTIVAEAIGATPYTQAADWQFACKAGTEAIQAAVGFVGSGMAAYALAIGMDAAQGRPGDALEYTAGAGGAAFVIGPAEHALVEIEGSVSYVTDTPDFWRRQYEKFPEHAGRFTGEPAYFHHITAAVTALLQEMNLSARDFAYAVFHQPNVKFPLKVGEELGFTREQLRAGLLVNEIGNTYAGSSVIGLTAILDIAQPGERILLASFGSGAGSDAFCLRVKKVVPAKDIWTTQEYVQRRTPIDYAQYSRLKGNYKLN; translated from the coding sequence ATGAGACTTATGAAGCCGGCGAGGCCGGTTGGAATAACAGGTTATGGTGCATATGTGCCGCGTTACCGTCTAGCGGGGCAGGCGGTCTCTGAGTTATGGACCGATGGGAACGTCATACCGCCGGTGCGCGAGAAGGCGGTGCCCGGTCTCGATGAAGACGTCGCCACAATGAGCATCGAGGCAGCGCGCAACGCCATCGCGCGCGCCAGTTATGCCGATCCCGCCTTCAGCCCTGCCCGGTTGGGCGCGGTGTGGGTGGGCAGTGAGTCGCACCCGTATGCTGTGAAGCCCACGAGCACCATCGTTGCCGAGGCCATCGGCGCTACGCCCTACACGCAGGCTGCCGATTGGCAATTCGCCTGCAAGGCCGGCACGGAGGCGATTCAGGCAGCGGTGGGGTTCGTCGGCAGTGGCATGGCCGCCTATGCATTGGCGATCGGCATGGATGCCGCGCAGGGCCGGCCGGGTGACGCGCTGGAATACACCGCCGGCGCAGGCGGGGCCGCTTTCGTGATCGGCCCTGCCGAACACGCGCTGGTCGAGATCGAGGGATCGGTGTCGTATGTGACCGATACGCCCGATTTCTGGCGTCGGCAGTACGAGAAGTTCCCAGAGCACGCCGGGCGCTTCACCGGAGAACCGGCGTACTTCCACCACATCACCGCGGCGGTCACGGCGCTATTGCAGGAGATGAACCTTTCGGCGCGCGATTTCGCTTATGCGGTCTTTCATCAGCCCAATGTCAAGTTCCCGCTCAAGGTGGGCGAGGAATTGGGCTTCACGCGCGAGCAGTTGCGCGCGGGCTTGCTGGTCAACGAAATCGGCAACACATATGCCGGCTCGTCGGTCATCGGGCTGACGGCTATTCTGGACATTGCGCAGCCGGGCGAGCGCATCTTGCTGGCATCGTTCGGCAGCGGGGCGGGCAGCGATGCGTTCTGCCTGCGCGTGAAGAAAGTCGTGCCGGCGAAAGATATATGGACGACGCAGGAATATGTGCAGCGTCGCACGCCGATAGATTACGCGCAGTATTCGAGGCTGAAAGGGAACTACAAGTTGAATTGA
- a CDS encoding 4,5-dihydroxyphthalate dehydrogenase, with product MKSFAFAGASSRAIGMFAIPIARRFCDAARIVGVFDVNPHRARLLSEHTTHPPVFDDFDAMLRETKPDCVIVTTVDRFHHEYIIRALEAGCDAITEKPMTIDDEKCRAILDAERRTGRTVTVTFNYRFMPYVTLAKEIIRSGALGQVLNVDFEWMLDRRHGADYFRRWHRRMENSGGLLVHKSTHHFDLVNWWLDDEPERVFAFGARRFYGPTRAERGERCSACDYARTCEFYVDYANDPMLRALYFDAERYDGYFRDRCVFSDEIDIYDTMSVCVRYAGGAQLAYSLVAYSPYEGWRASITGTGGRMELEEIESGPLAGAQPQMIKLFDAQGKLTVREVAAAEGGHGGGDPLLLERLFGGKPMPDPLGHMAGSRAGAMSILIGVGANKSIASGRPVAIADLLGGSNGGIHG from the coding sequence ATGAAATCCTTCGCCTTCGCCGGCGCGAGCAGCCGGGCCATCGGCATGTTCGCCATCCCCATCGCCCGGCGCTTCTGCGACGCCGCGCGCATCGTCGGCGTATTCGACGTGAACCCGCATCGCGCGCGCCTGCTGAGCGAGCACACCACGCATCCGCCGGTCTTCGACGACTTCGATGCTATGCTGCGCGAGACGAAGCCGGACTGCGTGATCGTGACGACCGTGGATCGCTTTCATCACGAGTACATCATCCGCGCGCTGGAGGCCGGCTGCGACGCCATCACCGAGAAGCCGATGACGATTGACGACGAGAAGTGCCGCGCCATCCTAGACGCCGAGCGGCGCACCGGCAGAACCGTCACCGTCACCTTCAACTACCGCTTCATGCCCTACGTCACGCTGGCCAAGGAGATCATCCGCTCCGGCGCGCTGGGCCAGGTGCTCAACGTGGACTTCGAGTGGATGCTCGACCGGCGGCACGGCGCGGACTACTTCCGGCGCTGGCATCGGCGCATGGAAAATAGCGGCGGCCTGCTGGTGCACAAGAGCACGCATCACTTCGATCTGGTGAACTGGTGGCTGGACGACGAGCCGGAGCGCGTGTTCGCCTTTGGCGCGCGCCGGTTCTACGGCCCGACGCGCGCCGAACGCGGCGAGCGTTGCAGCGCGTGCGACTACGCCCGCACGTGCGAGTTCTACGTGGACTACGCCAACGACCCGATGCTGAGGGCGCTCTACTTCGACGCCGAGCGATACGACGGTTACTTCCGCGACCGGTGTGTCTTCAGCGACGAGATTGACATCTACGATACGATGAGCGTGTGTGTGCGCTACGCCGGCGGCGCACAGTTGGCCTACTCGCTGGTGGCCTACTCGCCCTACGAGGGCTGGCGCGCCAGCATCACCGGCACGGGCGGACGCATGGAGCTGGAGGAGATCGAGAGCGGGCCACTGGCCGGCGCGCAACCGCAGATGATCAAACTCTTCGACGCGCAGGGCAAACTGACCGTGCGCGAGGTGGCTGCCGCCGAGGGCGGGCACGGCGGCGGCGACCCGCTGCTGCTGGAGCGGCTGTTCGGCGGCAAGCCGATGCCCGATCCGCTCGGCCACATGGCCGGCTCGCGCGCCGGCGCAATGAGCATCCTGATCGGCGTCGGCGCAAACAAAAGCATCGCGTCCGGCCGGCCGGTGGCCATCGCCGACCTGCTCGGCGGATCAAACGGAGGCATTCATGGCTGA
- the hemL gene encoding glutamate-1-semialdehyde 2,1-aminomutase, translated as MRNHDRSRALFERAQRALAGGVSSEFRKSNAPHPLVYVRAHGARLVDADENEYLDFALSQGPMVLGHSPPEVLEAVERAGRDGQLYAALHLAEIELAEKLQEIIPCAELVRFSVTGSEANHAALRVARAVTGRQKFIRFEGHYHGWFDNVAFGINGASPEALGPREAPIPSPWTQGLPTNAHDEFILLPWNDLALVEQTVARHHDEIAAIITEPIMCNTGCIEPQTGYLEGLRALCDRYGIALIFDEVITGFRVHLGGAQAYYGVTPDLAVFAKAMANGYPISALVGKHHWMQAIADGKVIHAGTVNAGNPSVAAAKATIAVMQREHVHDKLHRLGKRLQAGLRAAARETGHDVLVQGPGPVLNLAFTSLPCARDMRDTFAFDKAKLGRFVYGLQEEGVRILSRGTWYLCAAHTEADIDHAVRVAQKVLAGM; from the coding sequence ATGCGCAACCACGACAGATCGCGCGCACTATTCGAACGCGCGCAGCGCGCGCTGGCCGGCGGGGTGTCCAGCGAATTCCGCAAAAGCAACGCGCCTCACCCCCTCGTCTACGTGCGCGCACACGGCGCCCGGCTGGTGGACGCCGACGAAAACGAGTATCTCGACTTCGCGCTGAGCCAGGGACCGATGGTGCTGGGCCATAGCCCCCCTGAGGTGTTGGAGGCGGTAGAACGCGCCGGCCGCGATGGACAACTGTATGCTGCGCTGCATCTCGCCGAAATCGAGCTGGCCGAGAAGCTGCAAGAGATCATTCCCTGCGCCGAGTTGGTGCGCTTCAGCGTCACCGGTTCGGAAGCCAACCACGCTGCGCTGCGCGTGGCGCGTGCCGTCACCGGCCGGCAGAAGTTCATCCGCTTCGAGGGACACTACCACGGCTGGTTCGATAACGTCGCCTTTGGCATCAACGGCGCTTCGCCGGAGGCGCTCGGCCCACGCGAGGCACCGATTCCATCGCCCTGGACGCAGGGGCTACCCACCAACGCGCACGATGAGTTCATCCTGTTGCCGTGGAACGACCTGGCGCTCGTCGAGCAAACGGTCGCACGGCATCACGACGAAATCGCGGCCATCATCACCGAGCCGATCATGTGCAACACCGGCTGCATCGAACCGCAGACCGGCTACTTGGAGGGCCTGCGCGCGCTGTGCGACCGCTACGGCATCGCGCTGATCTTCGACGAAGTGATCACCGGCTTCCGCGTGCACTTGGGCGGCGCGCAGGCCTACTACGGCGTTACACCCGATCTCGCCGTCTTCGCCAAAGCCATGGCCAACGGCTATCCGATCAGCGCGTTGGTCGGTAAGCATCATTGGATGCAAGCGATCGCCGACGGCAAGGTGATCCACGCCGGCACAGTCAACGCCGGCAATCCCAGCGTCGCCGCAGCCAAAGCGACCATCGCAGTGATGCAACGTGAGCACGTGCATGACAAGCTGCACCGGCTGGGCAAGCGGTTACAGGCCGGCCTGCGCGCAGCCGCCCGCGAGACCGGCCACGACGTGCTGGTGCAGGGACCAGGGCCGGTGCTCAACCTGGCGTTCACGTCGTTGCCCTGCGCCCGCGACATGCGCGACACGTTCGCGTTCGACAAAGCCAAGCTCGGCCGGTTCGTGTACGGGTTGCAGGAGGAGGGCGTGCGCATCCTCAGCCGCGGCACGTGGTATCTCTGCGCCGCACATACGGAAGCCGATATTGACCACGCCGTGCGCGTTGCGCAGAAGGTGCTAGCGGGGATGTGA
- a CDS encoding acetyl-CoA acetyltransferase — protein MRDVSIIGIGQTPVGEHWDKSLRELGFQALRAAMKDAGIERIDALYVGNMLSGELTGQEHLGALIADFAGLRGIEAIKVEAACGSGAAALRVGYMAVAGGLHDVVACIGVEKMTDQQSGTVTSALATAADAEYEALQGLSFVSINALLMRRYMHEYGYKKEDFANFAITAHANAMNNPYAMFHAPITREQFAAAKPIADPINLLDSSPIADGAACVILAPTAIAKEFTGKPVRVRATAIATDTLAVHDRRDPLYLEGGAISAQKAYAMANVGPADIDLFEVHDAFTIMSALSLEAAGFAPRGQGVRLAMEGEIGLHGRIPITTMGGLKARGHPVGATGMYQIVEVAEQLREEAGANQVKNARLGMAQNIGGSGATVVTTILERI, from the coding sequence ATGCGAGACGTTTCAATCATTGGAATCGGACAGACGCCGGTGGGCGAGCACTGGGACAAGAGCCTGCGCGAGCTGGGTTTCCAAGCGCTTCGCGCGGCGATGAAAGATGCCGGCATTGAGCGGATTGACGCGCTCTACGTGGGCAACATGCTCTCGGGCGAGCTGACCGGTCAGGAGCATCTTGGCGCATTGATCGCCGACTTCGCCGGCCTGCGCGGCATTGAAGCGATCAAAGTCGAAGCCGCGTGCGGCAGTGGCGCGGCGGCGCTGCGCGTGGGTTACATGGCCGTGGCCGGCGGCTTGCACGACGTCGTGGCCTGCATCGGCGTGGAGAAGATGACCGATCAGCAGAGCGGCACGGTGACCAGCGCGCTGGCGACCGCGGCGGACGCCGAATACGAGGCGTTGCAGGGGCTGAGCTTCGTCAGCATCAACGCGCTGCTGATGCGGCGCTATATGCACGAGTATGGCTACAAGAAGGAGGACTTCGCCAACTTTGCCATCACCGCGCACGCCAACGCGATGAACAATCCCTACGCCATGTTCCACGCGCCGATCACGCGCGAGCAGTTCGCGGCGGCCAAGCCGATTGCCGACCCGATCAACCTGCTCGACTCGTCGCCGATCGCCGACGGTGCAGCGTGCGTGATCCTGGCGCCCACGGCGATCGCCAAGGAGTTCACCGGCAAGCCGGTGCGCGTGCGGGCGACGGCCATCGCCACCGATACGCTGGCCGTGCATGACCGGCGCGACCCGCTGTATCTGGAGGGTGGGGCGATCAGCGCGCAGAAGGCTTACGCTATGGCAAACGTCGGTCCGGCCGACATTGACTTGTTCGAGGTGCACGATGCCTTCACCATCATGAGCGCGTTGTCGCTCGAAGCAGCCGGCTTCGCGCCGCGTGGCCAGGGCGTTCGGCTGGCGATGGAGGGCGAGATCGGCCTGCACGGTCGCATCCCAATCACCACTATGGGCGGGCTGAAGGCGCGCGGCCATCCTGTCGGTGCGACCGGCATGTATCAGATCGTCGAGGTGGCCGAGCAGCTCCGCGAGGAAGCCGGCGCCAATCAGGTGAAGAATGCGCGGCTGGGCATGGCGCAGAACATCGGCGGCAGCGGCGCGACGGTCGTGACCACAATTCTTGAGCGGATCTAG
- the mutM gene encoding formamidopyrimidine-DNA glycosylase: MPELPEVETVARTLREGAPNGAPPLVGRTIRSVKVLWPREVASPTPRAFARRIAGARVRSVGRYGKYVLIGLDRPHAQADALSLLVHLKMSGRLEVVPRSEAFTPHARLVWLLDGDLALRFDDARKFGRVWLVGDPAQVVGKLGPDALRITPDEFIARLRARRGALKPLLLDQTFVAGIGNIYADEALHLARLHPRRAVTSLSSDDVMRLYEAIQRVLLDGIAANGASFDWVYPDGNFQENFKVYGRTGQCCPSCGAQIMRIVVTQRGTHFCPVCQPLTG; encoded by the coding sequence ATGCCCGAACTGCCAGAAGTCGAGACTGTGGCGCGCACCTTGCGCGAAGGTGCGCCGAACGGCGCGCCGCCGCTCGTAGGCCGCACCATCCGGTCGGTCAAAGTGCTTTGGCCGCGCGAGGTGGCCAGCCCGACGCCGCGCGCTTTTGCACGCCGCATCGCCGGTGCGCGCGTGCGGTCTGTCGGGCGCTACGGCAAGTATGTGCTGATCGGCCTTGATCGCCCGCATGCTCAGGCCGATGCACTCAGCTTGCTCGTCCACCTCAAGATGAGCGGAAGGCTGGAGGTCGTCCCGCGTTCCGAGGCATTCACGCCCCATGCGCGCCTGGTCTGGTTGCTCGATGGTGACCTGGCGCTGCGCTTCGACGATGCGCGCAAGTTCGGGCGCGTCTGGCTGGTCGGTGATCCGGCGCAGGTCGTCGGCAAGTTAGGCCCCGACGCTCTGCGTATCACGCCCGATGAATTTATCGCTCGGCTGCGCGCCCGGCGCGGCGCACTGAAGCCGCTTCTACTCGACCAGACCTTCGTCGCCGGCATCGGCAACATTTATGCCGACGAGGCGTTGCACCTGGCGCGTCTGCATCCTCGGCGCGCCGTCACCTCCCTGTCGAGCGATGACGTAATGCGGCTCTACGAAGCGATCCAACGAGTTTTGCTGGATGGCATCGCGGCGAACGGTGCCAGCTTCGATTGGGTATATCCCGACGGCAACTTCCAGGAGAACTTCAAGGTATACGGCCGCACCGGCCAATGCTGCCCCTCGTGCGGTGCCCAAATCATGCGAATCGTCGTGACCCAGCGCGGCACGCACTTTTGTCCCGTTTGCCAACCCCTGACCGGCTGA
- a CDS encoding peptide ABC transporter permease: MATRRYLRNRVSVAAAIVLLLIIATSVLAPVISPHDPAQQYRREGLKDGMPVGPSEKFPLGTDGYGRDMLTRLIYGGRIALLVGLTASGIAVLIGVVVGSVAGLAGGRVDMLIMRLVDIVLSLPTLFVILLFVSLSKPSLSLTIIVIALLSWAAPTRVFRAEVSSLREREFVTAARSLGAPMTSIFTRHILPHILPLIIIYISLGVAPAMFAEASLSFLGLGVPPPTPTWGNMVQVGINFYRAAPLQVIAPGLAIVITVVCFNLIGSGLRDALDPTVSSKR, encoded by the coding sequence ATGGCGACGCGGCGCTACCTGCGCAATCGCGTCAGCGTGGCTGCCGCTATCGTTCTACTGTTGATTATCGCGACTAGCGTGCTTGCGCCTGTCATTAGCCCGCACGACCCAGCTCAGCAATATCGGCGTGAGGGGCTAAAGGACGGTATGCCAGTCGGCCCATCAGAGAAGTTCCCACTGGGTACCGACGGCTATGGTCGCGACATGCTCACACGCTTGATCTACGGCGGACGCATAGCGCTGTTAGTCGGCCTGACGGCCAGCGGCATCGCAGTCCTTATCGGTGTAGTCGTCGGCAGTGTCGCCGGGCTGGCCGGTGGGCGCGTTGATATGCTCATCATGCGGCTGGTGGATATCGTGCTCAGCTTGCCTACGCTGTTCGTCATCCTGCTGTTCGTATCGCTTTCCAAACCCAGCCTGAGTCTTACCATCATCGTGATCGCGCTGCTCAGTTGGGCGGCACCGACGCGCGTCTTCCGCGCAGAAGTATCTTCGTTACGCGAACGCGAATTCGTGACAGCAGCGCGCAGCCTGGGCGCACCAATGACGAGCATCTTCACGCGTCACATTTTGCCCCACATTTTGCCGTTGATCATCATCTACATCAGCCTAGGAGTGGCACCCGCGATGTTTGCAGAGGCTAGCCTGAGCTTCCTGGGCTTAGGTGTGCCGCCACCCACGCCGACGTGGGGCAACATGGTTCAAGTCGGCATCAATTTCTATCGCGCTGCGCCGCTTCAAGTTATCGCGCCGGGACTGGCCATCGTCATCACCGTCGTGTGTTTTAACTTGATCGGAAGCGGTCTGCGGGATGCACTCGATCCAACCGTGTCGAGCAAGAGGTGA
- a CDS encoding hypothetical protein (possible pseudo, frameshifted), which produces MDNTSGTRYADVASWELSDSLWARIEPLLPQPKSRYRGRGRQRKHIGGRPAADRRKTMTGILYALRTGIPWNAMPKEYGSGKTVHRYFQRWVQAGVFKRMWQAGLAEYDEVKGIAWKWQAGDGAMTKAPLGGEKTGKNPTDRAKRGVKRSLLVDEQGVPLSIVVSGANTPDSALLESTLDAMPVERPDPQTVPQNLCLDKAYSGEPCRQVAQAHGYEIHVPDKENAQKNAGASRADASRAAGWSK; this is translated from the coding sequence ATGGATAATACCAGTGGGACGCGATACGCCGACGTTGCAAGTTGGGAGCTGTCTGATAGTCTGTGGGCGCGCATTGAACCGTTGTTGCCCCAACCGAAGTCGCGCTATCGCGGACGCGGACGGCAGCGCAAACACATCGGTGGGCGGCCGGCAGCAGACCGGCGCAAGACCATGACCGGCATCTTGTACGCGCTGCGAACCGGCATTCCGTGGAACGCCATGCCGAAAGAGTATGGATCGGGAAAGACAGTCCATCGCTACTTTCAGCGCTGGGTGCAGGCGGGCGTCTTCAAGCGCATGTGGCAGGCGGGTTTGGCGGAGTATGACGAGGTCAAAGGGATCGCCTGGAAGTGGCAAGCGGGCGACGGGGCGATGACCAAGGCCCCGCTGGGGGGCGAAAAGACAGGCAAAAACCCTACGGATCGCGCCAAAAGGGGCGTCAAGCGCAGTCTGTTGGTGGATGAGCAGGGTGTGCCGTTGTCGATCGTGGTCAGCGGGGCGAACACGCCGGATAGCGCGTTGCTGGAGTCCACGCTGGATGCCATGCCGGTGGAGCGACCTGACCCGCAAACCGTCCCGCAGAATCTGTGTCTGGACAAAGCTTACAGCGGCGAACCCTGCCGTCAGGTGGCGCAGGCACATGGCTACGAAATCCATGTGCCGGACAAGGAGAACGCCCAAAAAAACGCCGGCGCAAGCCGGGCCGACGCAAGTCGCGCCGCTGGGTGGTCGAAGTGA
- a CDS encoding peptidase: MLIADAHLDLAWNALTYERDLQLPVHVIRQIEAPMTGKGRAMNTVALPDMHRGRVFLSFATLLARASGRPAPGIEYGSMAQAHAIAKGQLAYYRALEQQGEVRVIETVEQLERHVAEWSALTPTPLPQGEEQGVRVPPLGFVISMEGADPITTPDELAYWHEMGLRLLGPAHYGPNRYAGGTGTTRGLTEGIGPALLREMRRLGIALDCTHLSDEAFWEAVRVYDGPLLASHQNCRAIARMQRQFSDEQLKLIIARGGVIGASFDVVMVRDGWQWAAMNNLTEPNPVLMREVVDHIDHVCQLAGNADHAGIGSDLDGGFGREQSPRDLDTIADLQKLAGLLAERGYGQDDIEKIMFRNWVRFLRAILRRRTHVKDD; the protein is encoded by the coding sequence ATGCTCATCGCCGACGCTCACCTCGACCTCGCCTGGAATGCGCTGACCTATGAGCGCGATCTGCAACTGCCCGTACACGTCATCCGGCAAATCGAAGCGCCGATGACCGGCAAGGGCCGGGCGATGAACACCGTCGCACTGCCCGACATGCACCGCGGGCGCGTCTTCCTCAGCTTCGCCACGCTGCTGGCGCGGGCTTCGGGACGTCCTGCGCCGGGCATCGAATATGGCTCGATGGCGCAGGCGCACGCCATCGCCAAAGGCCAGCTCGCCTACTACCGCGCGCTCGAGCAGCAAGGCGAGGTGCGCGTGATCGAAACCGTCGAGCAGCTCGAGCGGCATGTGGCGGAATGGTCGGCCCTCACCCCGACTCCTCTCCCCCAGGGAGAGGAGCAGGGGGTGCGGGTGCCACCGCTCGGCTTCGTCATCTCGATGGAGGGCGCCGACCCGATCACCACGCCGGATGAGCTGGCGTATTGGCACGAGATGGGTTTGCGCCTGCTCGGCCCGGCGCACTACGGGCCAAACCGATACGCCGGTGGTACCGGCACTACGCGCGGACTCACCGAAGGCATCGGCCCGGCGTTGCTCCGCGAGATGCGCCGGCTGGGCATCGCACTCGATTGCACGCACCTCAGTGACGAGGCGTTCTGGGAAGCCGTGCGCGTCTACGACGGCCCGCTGCTGGCCAGCCACCAAAACTGCCGCGCCATTGCCCGCATGCAGCGCCAGTTCAGCGACGAACAGCTCAAGCTCATCATCGCGCGCGGCGGCGTCATCGGCGCATCGTTCGACGTGGTGATGGTGCGCGACGGCTGGCAGTGGGCGGCAATGAATAACCTGACCGAGCCGAATCCGGTGCTGATGCGCGAGGTCGTAGATCACATTGACCACGTGTGCCAGTTGGCCGGGAACGCCGACCACGCCGGTATCGGCTCGGACTTGGACGGCGGCTTCGGGCGCGAACAATCCCCGCGCGACTTGGACACCATCGCCGACCTACAGAAGCTAGCCGGCCTGCTGGCCGAGCGCGGCTACGGCCAAGACGACATCGAGAAGATCATGTTTCGCAACTGGGTGCGCTTCCTGCGAGCTATCTTGAGACGAAGAACCCACGTGAAAGATGATTGA
- a CDS encoding transcriptional regulator, protein MEVARFWRTTGQRYRLVGEVCPNCGKRIFPPRDVCPVCEQEARTPFTFSGRGEIYSYSTIHVPPEGFEKFAPYTVALVRLAEGPLVTAQLTDVEEDEVYIGMPVEMVTRVLREDGERGMLVYGYKFRPARPVRDAAPKAATEPARVPEPAVSAPAEVRPVAVQAVMA, encoded by the coding sequence ATGGAAGTAGCACGATTCTGGAGGACGACGGGACAGCGCTATCGGCTGGTTGGAGAGGTGTGCCCCAATTGTGGTAAGCGCATCTTCCCACCGCGCGATGTATGCCCCGTGTGCGAGCAAGAGGCGCGGACCCCGTTCACTTTCAGCGGGCGGGGCGAAATATATTCCTATAGCACCATCCACGTCCCCCCGGAGGGCTTCGAGAAGTTCGCCCCATACACCGTGGCGCTGGTGCGACTGGCCGAAGGGCCGCTCGTGACCGCGCAGCTCACCGACGTGGAGGAAGACGAGGTCTACATCGGCATGCCGGTCGAGATGGTGACGCGCGTGCTGCGCGAGGACGGCGAACGCGGCATGCTGGTATACGGCTATAAGTTCCGTCCGGCGCGCCCGGTGCGCGATGCCGCGCCGAAGGCCGCTACCGAGCCGGCGCGTGTGCCGGAGCCGGCAGTGAGCGCCCCGGCCGAAGTTAGGCCGGTGGCCGTGCAAGCAGTGATGGCGTGA
- a CDS encoding peptide ABC transporter permease, whose product MTQYLLRRLLFVLVTMLAVSALAYGLIFASGDPALMLAPRRPGAEPEPRMVEAVRKRYNLDKPLPIQYLTYLSHVLRGDLGDSYYYKRPVRELLFEKFPNTLLLAVLIMIASLAIGLPLGMLAAIKRNTVLDRFIIAACTLMIAVPAFFLALMLVYLIGFRMRLLPLSGHGTLQHLILPVLSVALPTAAGYVIFLRTNVLNQVSAEYARTARAKGLTAIRTAIRHVLPNALIPVVTLASLDFAYLLTGIVLVESVFNYPGIGLQVLQAVNNRDVPVVMGSVFMAAILVGVGNLIADLVVARLDPRIRLGS is encoded by the coding sequence ATGACCCAGTATTTGCTGCGCCGGTTGCTTTTCGTTTTGGTCACAATGCTGGCCGTATCTGCGCTGGCATACGGTCTGATTTTTGCCTCCGGCGATCCGGCGCTTATGCTCGCGCCGCGCCGGCCAGGCGCAGAGCCAGAGCCTCGCATGGTAGAAGCAGTGCGCAAGCGCTACAACCTCGATAAACCGCTGCCTATCCAATATCTCACCTATCTCAGCCACGTACTACGAGGCGATCTGGGTGACAGCTATTACTACAAGCGGCCTGTGCGCGAGCTACTCTTCGAGAAGTTCCCGAACACGCTGTTGTTAGCTGTTTTGATCATGATCGCCTCTCTGGCCATCGGGCTGCCATTGGGCATGCTTGCTGCTATCAAACGCAATACCGTTCTGGATCGCTTCATCATCGCGGCTTGCACACTGATGATCGCTGTGCCGGCATTCTTCCTCGCGCTGATGCTGGTCTATTTGATCGGCTTCCGCATGCGATTGTTGCCGCTCAGCGGCCATGGCACGCTTCAGCATCTGATCCTACCCGTGCTCAGCGTGGCGCTGCCCACTGCAGCCGGCTATGTAATCTTTCTACGCACAAACGTGCTCAACCAAGTTTCGGCCGAATACGCACGCACCGCGCGCGCTAAAGGCCTCACTGCCATACGCACGGCTATCAGACATGTCCTGCCTAATGCGCTCATTCCAGTAGTGACGCTGGCCAGCCTGGACTTTGCTTATCTCCTCACAGGAATCGTGCTGGTGGAATCCGTCTTCAACTACCCAGGGATCGGGCTGCAGGTCTTGCAGGCAGTGAACAACCGCGATGTGCCGGTGGTGATGGGCAGCGTATTCATGGCTGCGATTTTGGTCGGCGTTGGCAACCTCATCGCCGATTTGGTTGTCGCGCGGCTCGATCCACGCATTCGCCTGGGGAGTTGA
- a CDS encoding gluconolactonase has product MAEALYIATEFTPRGGFTDGIEGPACDREGNIYAVNYARQGTIGKITPDGECRIFVELPNGSIGNGIRFTSQGDMLIADYTNHNILKVDMTTRAISIYAHEPTANQPNDICITDDDLVFASDPSWAREDGQIWRIGHDRRFVLLETGMGTTNGIEVSPDGRTLYVNETIQRNVWAYDLSPQGEISNKRLLIQFPDYAMDGMRCDLEGNLYITRWGKGTVAKVSPQGELLLEVQLHGAHCTNITFGGPDGRTAYVTVADNGNIERFRVEARGRHT; this is encoded by the coding sequence ATGGCTGAAGCACTCTACATCGCAACCGAGTTCACGCCGCGCGGCGGCTTCACCGACGGCATCGAAGGGCCGGCCTGCGACCGCGAAGGTAACATCTACGCCGTGAACTACGCGCGTCAGGGCACCATCGGCAAGATCACGCCGGACGGCGAATGTCGCATCTTCGTCGAGCTGCCGAACGGCAGCATCGGCAACGGCATCCGCTTCACCTCGCAGGGCGACATGCTGATCGCCGACTACACCAACCACAACATTCTGAAAGTGGACATGACGACGCGGGCCATCAGCATCTACGCGCACGAGCCGACGGCCAACCAGCCCAACGACATCTGCATCACCGACGACGACCTCGTGTTCGCCAGCGACCCGAGCTGGGCGCGCGAAGACGGCCAGATCTGGCGCATCGGCCACGACCGCCGGTTCGTCTTACTCGAAACCGGGATGGGCACCACCAACGGCATCGAAGTTTCGCCCGATGGACGCACCCTCTACGTCAACGAGACCATACAACGCAACGTATGGGCCTACGACCTCTCGCCGCAGGGTGAGATCAGCAACAAGCGCCTGCTCATTCAGTTCCCCGATTACGCGATGGACGGCATGCGCTGCGACTTAGAAGGCAACCTCTACATCACGCGCTGGGGCAAGGGCACCGTTGCCAAGGTGTCGCCGCAGGGCGAGCTGTTGCTGGAAGTGCAGTTGCATGGGGCGCACTGCACCAACATCACCTTCGGCGGACCGGACGGCCGGACGGCCTACGTCACCGTCGCCGACAACGGCAACATCGAGCGCTTCCGCGTCGAGGCGCGCGGGAGGCACACGTGA